A single region of the Archangium lipolyticum genome encodes:
- a CDS encoding serine/threonine-protein kinase: MRTTGSEPVEYEEELRLAVVEGILSKDEADSLRSEALELERSPLELLKERGRLSEETFASLRLEVSREPVPQSGPPPLEPPTQKPPGTGPTPTPTPSATSQDEVFPVPGWERYQPVRLLGQGGMGRVFLAYDPRLRRNVALKFMREGTPELAQRFLSEARSQARVTHERVCEVYEVGKVQDQAYIAMRYVDGRPLGQLASELTLEQKVLVLRHVAEGVHAAHRAGLIHRDLKPSNILVERTEDGSLQPYVMDFGLARDWREEVTATGSVLGTPHYMAPEQARGEVAKLDRRADVYSLGATLHAILTGQPPFIASNALEILTRIQTEEPRPLRTLDKDIPADLEAIVLKCLEKERSARYDSARALAEDLERFLAGEPVRARPAGLAYRLRKKVRKHRVLVSLGTLTLVVVTLALGQVIRARHEVAERERLSRRYTESVERIEAMARYVSMLPLHDTRADKKLLRERMAALEAEVNQAGGQAGGPGNYALGRVLFALGDKEEARKRLETAWALGYREPRVAWALTQVLGELYAEPLLEVARLRNPEQREARLRELQRRYRDPALEYLRRSEGPEVPAPPAYVAALLAFYEGHHDEALSRLEAARGVAPWLHEVPLLRGDILVVRAGQRWNSGDLDGARADFEAARQSYATAASIAASSPAVYHSQARLEYAQLLMGLYGKGEVMEHYTRGLEAVSRALTADPDYFLSRLRESRFHRRLAEYRTGRGEDASELLQKALTSARSLLELYPDRMLAHLELGEVLWQLARNRQARGQDPREQLQQALEAFSRIPQEERGYAFLTDEGLIFKVWADYEDQLGLDSLAHRGQAIEAFQAAASVDEGRLSEAWVNLGSAYFKRSSHPKAADPQGDLERARDALERALSISPGNYVPCFYGAQVHEQLAHRHYNRGGETRPELERAIELYRKGLAINAKVPQLHNGLGGALLWRAQLTWEEGGDPFPGLDEARAAFEQARTLAPKQWFAFNNLGEVEAFRATFLSARREEPGPAIRAAAEAYQQALQQVKNHAQPWANLGKVYGYQATWALEHGADPEPALKQGEEALRHALELNAQHPDAWRHLGEVRGVRARWLARQGQAREEHFEEAAQALQKALEQEPERPELRLALGHHLGEWAHWRRRAGGDPVPPLKRGLELAEAALTARPGCPKARVLRASLLAELAEDTSEAREQQALRSRALEDFDAALARNPHLAPVWEDRRTSLRKPLADSR, translated from the coding sequence GTGCGGACTACAGGGTCGGAACCGGTGGAGTACGAGGAGGAACTGCGGCTCGCGGTCGTCGAGGGCATCCTCTCCAAGGACGAGGCGGACTCCCTCCGCTCGGAGGCCCTCGAGCTGGAGCGCAGCCCCCTGGAGCTGCTCAAGGAGCGCGGTCGGCTCTCCGAGGAGACTTTCGCCTCACTCCGTCTGGAGGTCTCCCGCGAGCCGGTCCCCCAGAGCGGCCCACCTCCCCTCGAGCCTCCCACCCAGAAGCCCCCGGGCACCGGCCCCACCCCCACGCCTACTCCCTCCGCCACCTCCCAGGATGAGGTGTTCCCCGTTCCCGGATGGGAGCGCTACCAGCCCGTGCGGCTGCTCGGCCAGGGCGGCATGGGGCGCGTGTTCCTCGCGTACGACCCACGGCTGCGCCGCAACGTGGCCCTCAAGTTCATGCGCGAGGGCACTCCCGAGCTCGCCCAGCGCTTCCTCTCCGAGGCCCGCTCCCAGGCCCGCGTCACCCATGAGCGCGTGTGCGAGGTGTACGAGGTCGGCAAGGTCCAGGACCAGGCCTACATCGCCATGCGGTACGTGGACGGCCGACCCCTGGGCCAGCTCGCCAGCGAGCTCACCCTGGAGCAGAAGGTGCTGGTGCTCCGCCACGTCGCCGAGGGCGTGCACGCCGCCCACCGCGCCGGCCTCATCCACCGCGACCTCAAGCCCTCCAACATCCTCGTGGAGCGCACCGAGGACGGCAGCCTCCAGCCCTACGTCATGGACTTCGGCCTGGCGCGCGACTGGCGCGAGGAGGTCACCGCCACCGGCTCCGTCCTGGGCACCCCGCACTACATGGCCCCCGAGCAGGCCCGCGGCGAGGTGGCCAAGCTGGACCGCCGCGCCGACGTCTACTCCCTGGGCGCCACCCTCCATGCCATCCTGACGGGCCAGCCGCCCTTCATCGCCAGCAACGCCCTGGAGATCCTCACCCGCATCCAGACCGAGGAGCCCCGTCCCCTTCGTACCCTGGACAAGGACATCCCCGCGGACCTGGAGGCCATCGTCCTCAAGTGTCTGGAGAAGGAGCGCTCGGCCCGCTACGACTCGGCGCGCGCCCTGGCCGAGGACCTGGAGCGCTTCCTCGCCGGAGAGCCGGTGCGCGCGCGTCCCGCGGGCCTCGCCTACCGGCTGCGCAAGAAGGTGCGCAAGCACCGCGTCCTCGTGTCCCTCGGCACGCTCACGCTGGTGGTGGTGACGCTCGCGCTGGGACAGGTCATCCGTGCCCGCCACGAGGTGGCCGAGCGCGAGCGCCTCTCCCGCCGCTACACCGAGTCCGTGGAGCGCATCGAGGCCATGGCGCGCTACGTCTCCATGCTGCCGCTGCACGACACGCGGGCGGACAAGAAGCTGCTGCGCGAGCGCATGGCCGCGCTGGAGGCCGAGGTGAACCAGGCCGGCGGACAGGCCGGGGGGCCCGGCAACTACGCCCTGGGCCGCGTCCTGTTCGCCCTCGGGGACAAGGAAGAAGCACGCAAGCGGCTCGAGACGGCCTGGGCGCTCGGCTACCGCGAGCCCCGGGTGGCCTGGGCGCTGACGCAGGTGTTGGGAGAGCTCTACGCGGAGCCGCTCCTGGAAGTGGCGCGCCTGCGCAACCCCGAGCAGCGCGAGGCCCGCCTCCGGGAGCTTCAGCGCCGCTACCGGGACCCGGCCCTCGAGTACCTGCGGCGCAGCGAGGGCCCCGAGGTCCCCGCGCCTCCCGCCTACGTGGCCGCGCTCCTCGCCTTCTATGAGGGCCACCATGACGAGGCGCTCTCCCGCCTGGAGGCCGCTCGTGGCGTGGCTCCCTGGCTCCACGAGGTGCCCCTGCTGCGCGGCGACATCCTCGTCGTCCGGGCCGGTCAGCGGTGGAACAGCGGCGACCTGGACGGGGCGCGGGCCGACTTCGAGGCCGCCCGTCAGTCGTATGCCACCGCCGCCTCCATCGCCGCGAGCTCCCCGGCCGTGTACCACTCCCAGGCGCGGCTGGAGTACGCCCAGCTCCTCATGGGGCTGTACGGCAAGGGCGAGGTGATGGAGCACTACACCCGCGGCCTGGAGGCCGTGTCGCGCGCCCTCACCGCGGATCCGGACTACTTCCTGTCCCGGCTGCGCGAGTCCCGCTTCCACCGCCGCCTCGCCGAGTACCGCACCGGCAGGGGCGAGGACGCCAGCGAGCTGCTCCAGAAGGCCCTCACCTCCGCCCGCTCGCTCCTGGAGCTCTACCCGGACCGGATGCTCGCCCACCTGGAGCTGGGCGAGGTCCTGTGGCAGCTCGCACGCAACCGCCAGGCGCGGGGGCAGGATCCGCGCGAGCAGCTCCAGCAGGCCCTCGAGGCCTTCTCGCGCATCCCCCAGGAGGAGCGCGGCTACGCCTTCCTCACCGACGAGGGCCTCATCTTCAAGGTGTGGGCCGACTACGAGGATCAGCTGGGCCTGGACTCCCTGGCGCACCGGGGCCAGGCCATCGAGGCCTTCCAGGCCGCCGCCTCCGTGGACGAGGGGCGCCTGTCGGAGGCGTGGGTCAATCTCGGGAGCGCGTACTTCAAGCGCTCCTCGCACCCGAAGGCGGCCGATCCGCAAGGAGATCTGGAGCGGGCCCGGGACGCGCTCGAGCGGGCGCTCTCCATCAGCCCCGGCAACTACGTGCCCTGCTTCTACGGGGCGCAGGTCCACGAACAGCTGGCCCACCGGCACTACAACCGCGGCGGGGAGACACGGCCGGAGTTGGAGCGGGCCATCGAGCTGTACCGCAAGGGCCTGGCCATCAACGCCAAGGTGCCCCAGCTGCACAATGGTCTGGGCGGAGCCCTGCTGTGGCGCGCCCAGCTCACCTGGGAGGAGGGAGGAGACCCCTTCCCCGGGCTCGACGAGGCCCGGGCGGCCTTCGAGCAGGCCCGGACGCTCGCGCCGAAGCAGTGGTTCGCCTTCAACAACCTGGGCGAGGTGGAGGCCTTCCGGGCCACCTTCCTGAGCGCGCGGCGGGAGGAGCCGGGCCCGGCCATCCGCGCGGCCGCGGAGGCCTACCAGCAGGCGCTCCAGCAGGTGAAGAACCACGCCCAGCCCTGGGCGAACCTGGGCAAGGTGTACGGCTACCAGGCCACCTGGGCGCTGGAGCACGGGGCGGATCCGGAGCCCGCGCTGAAGCAGGGCGAGGAGGCACTGCGCCACGCCCTGGAGCTCAACGCCCAGCACCCGGACGCCTGGCGCCATCTCGGAGAGGTGCGCGGCGTGCGGGCCCGGTGGCTGGCGCGGCAGGGGCAGGCGCGGGAGGAGCACTTCGAGGAGGCGGCCCAGGCTCTCCAGAAGGCCCTCGAGCAGGAGCCGGAGCGGCCGGAGCTCCGTCTCGCCCTCGGTCACCACCTGGGAGAGTGGGCCCACTGGCGGCGGCGGGCCGGGGGGGACCCGGTCCCGCCGCTGAAGCGCGGCCTCGAGCTGGCCGAGGCCGCGCTCACCGCCAGGCCCGGCTGTCCCAAGGCCCGGGTGCTGCGGGCGAGCCTGCTCGCGGAACTCGCCGAGGACACTTCCGAGGCCCGGGAGCAGCAGGCGCTGCGGAGCCGGGCGCTGGAGGACTTCGATGCGGCGCTGGCCCGCAACCCCCACCTGGCGCCGGTCTGGGAGGACCGGCGCACCTCGCTGCGGAAGCCGCTGGCCGATTCCCGGTAG
- a CDS encoding Uma2 family endonuclease produces MPVTIKKPATYEDLRALPETVVGEIVSGELIASPRPASRQTLVTSALGGELIGPFQRGRGGPGGWWVLDEPELHLGDDVLVPDLAGWKRTRMPVPPDEPFFTLPPDWVCEVLSPSTASFDREKKLPVYLREQVGCVWLIEPLTRTLEIFRREKDRWVLANNYVGVQRVRAEPFEAVELELEALWLPA; encoded by the coding sequence ATGCCGGTGACGATCAAGAAGCCCGCGACGTACGAGGATCTCCGAGCCCTGCCGGAGACGGTGGTGGGGGAGATTGTGTCTGGCGAGCTCATCGCCTCGCCGCGGCCCGCGAGCCGCCAGACGCTCGTGACCTCCGCGCTGGGAGGGGAGCTGATCGGGCCCTTCCAGCGAGGCCGGGGCGGTCCGGGGGGTTGGTGGGTCCTCGACGAGCCGGAGCTTCATCTCGGAGACGACGTTCTCGTTCCGGATCTGGCCGGATGGAAGCGCACGCGGATGCCAGTGCCTCCGGATGAACCCTTCTTCACCCTTCCGCCGGATTGGGTCTGCGAGGTTCTCTCCCCGTCGACCGCGAGCTTCGATCGGGAGAAGAAGCTGCCTGTGTACCTGCGCGAGCAGGTGGGCTGTGTCTGGCTCATCGAGCCGCTCACGCGGACGCTCGAGATCTTCCGGCGCGAGAAGGACCGCTGGGTGCTCGCCAACAACTACGTTGGCGTGCAACGAGTCCGCGCGGAGCCCTTCGAGGCCGTGGAGCTGGAGCTCGAAGCGCTCTGGTTGCCCGCCTGA